Below is a window of Paenibacillus bovis DNA.
CGGATATCACTCTGGACCGCTTAGTTAGCGGGGTGTAGACATTGATCGTAAAGCGCGGCGATGTATTTTTTGCAGATTTATCGCCCGTCGTCGGTTCCGAACAGGGTGGCGTAAGACCGGTTTTGGTAATCCAGAACGACATTGGTAATCGCTTCAGTCCGACGGTCATTGTGGCGGCAATTACGGCACAGATCCAGAAGGCCAAATTGCCGACGCACGTGGAAATTGACGCCAAATCCCACGGGTTTGACAGGGATTCCGTCATTTTATTAGAGCAGATTCGTACCATTGACAAGCAGCGTTTAACTGACAAAATCACACATCTGGATGAGGAGACCATGCGTCGTGTGCATGACTCGCTCCAGATTAGCCTGGGCCTGGTAGATTTCTAGGCCTGTGGTGAGCAAGCGGACCCGGTGAATGCACCGGGTTTTTTGCATGTTCAGGCCCATTCATTTCGTGATACCGGGTGGAAATCAGACTTATTGTCTGAGATAATATATGTACGATGACAGGGTTCTTCCTGCGGGAAGAGCGGAAAGAGGGATAAGATTGGCTGAACAAAAACCGATTACCGAAGAACAGGCGAAAGCCAGCGAGCAGCAGATCCGCGAACGGATCGTGAAACAAATTGCAGGAGAACTGCAAATCTCGCTCAAACAAATTCGTACAACTATTGATCTATTGGCAGAAGGAAATACAATTCCTTTTATTGCACGTTACCGCAAAGAAATGACCGGAGAACTGGATGAGAATCAGCTGCGTGATATTGAAGAACGTCACCAGTACCTGCGCAATCTGCAGGATCGCAAAGATGAAGTGCTGCGCATCATCAGCGAGCAGGACAAGCTGACGAGTGAACTGGCTGCATCTATCCAGAATGCATCCAAACTGCAGGAAGTAGAAGATTTGTATCGTCCGTATCGTCAAAAACGTAAAACGCGCGCAAGTGTAGCCAAGGAAAAAGGCCTTGAGCCGCTGGCAGAGTGGATCATGAGCCAGCCCAAGAAGCCAGAGGCACTGGTAGAGGCGGCTCGCTATATTGACGCGGAGAAAGGCGTAGAAGACGCTTCTCATGCACTACAGGGAGCTATGGATATCCTGGCAGAGAGTATCTCGGATGATGCTTCGATCCGCACATGGATCAGACGCTATACGCTGGATCACGGTATGCTCGTAACCGAAGCCAAAAAAGCGGATGAAGAATCTGTATACGAAATGTACTACAGCTATCGCGAACTGGCCAAAAAAATGCCACCGCATCGCATTCTGGCGATTAACCGGGGCGAACGGGAAAATATCCTCAAAGTGCAGCTTGAAGTAGCACCGGAGCCGGTCTACCGTTATATGGACAAACAGATTATCAAGGGACCTTCTGCAGTGCAGTCTATTCTGGGAACGGTTATTGAAGATGCCTACAAGCGTCTGATTGCTCCTTCTATTGAACGTGAAGTACGCACAGAACTGACAGAAAAGGGCGACAACCAGGCGATCTCTATCTTTGCCGGTAATCTGCGCAATCTGCTGCTGCAGGCACCGATCAAGGAAACTCGTGTGCTGGGTGTTGATCCGGCTTATCGTACAGGCTGCAAACTGGCCGCAGTAGACGAGACAGGCAAGCTGCTGGAAGTAGCGGTTACCTATCCGACGCCACCAGTCAACAAAAAGCGTGAAGCGGCCGAGACCATCCGCCGTATGATCGATGAGCATCAGATTGAACTGATTGTAATCGGTAATGGTACAGCTTCCCGGGAGACCGAGCAGTTTATTGCCGAACTGATTCAGGAGATGGAAGAACGCAAGCTGGCTTATCTGATTGTCAGCGAAGCCGGAGCAAGTGTATACTCCGCTTCCAAGCTGGCTCAGGAAGAATTCCCGGATCTGGACGTTGCACAGCGCAGCGCGGCTTCTATCGCCCGTCGTGTGCAGGACCCGCTGGCTGAACTTGTCAAAATCGATCCAAAAGCGATCGGTGTTGGTCAGTATCAGCATGATGTATCCCAGAAACATCTGGAAACCAGCCTTAAAGGCGTTGTAGAATCGGCCGTTAACCATGTTGGTGTAGATGTGAATACGGCATCTCCATCCCTGCTGTCCTATGTAGCCGGCGTTAACGCGACGATTGCCAAAAATATCGTCAAATATCGTGAAGAAAACGGCCGCTTTATGAGCCGCAAGCAGCTGCAAAAAGTACCTCGTCTGGGTGCCAAAACATTGCAGCAGTGCGTAGGCTTCCTGCGAATCAAAGGTGGAGAAAATCCTCTGGATTACACCGGTATTCATCCGGAATCGTATGATGCAACAAAGAAACTGCTCAAATCCCTGAATATCAAGCCTGAGCAGCTCGGCAGTCCTGAAGCAGTAGCTGCACTGGCTAATGTAGATATCGAAGCAGCAGCAGAATCGCTGGAGCTCGGTGTACCGACACTGCGCGATATTCTGGATAGTCTGCAGCGTCCGGGACGTGATCCGCGTGATGAACTGCCACTGCCGATTTTCCGTACCGATGTACTCAAGATCGAAGATCTGACACCTGGTATGGAGCTGCAGGGAACGGTTCGTAACGTTATCGACTTTGGTGCTTTTGTAGATATCGGCATCAAGAATGACGGGCTCGTGCATATTTCCCAGCTGAGTGAGCAGTTTGTCAAACATCCGATGGATGTCGTATCGGTTGGTGACAATGTAACGGTCTGGGTAATGAATGTGGATGTCAAAAAGGGCAGAGTAGGTTTGACCATGCGTCCATCATCTGCCAATCAGGCAAATGCCCAGTAAACATCAAGCAGACAGATGACTATAGATCTGTAAAGATAAAGATGCCTCGTAAATATGCAGTCATTATAAGCGTAGTTGTAAGAGTAGCCATACTCTTATCAATACTGCTATGCAGATTGCATACGGATTCAAGAGGCATCCCTGACAAAGAGGCAGTATGCAACAACGCGCATACTGCCTTTTTTAATAGCATTGTAGATTATATTCGTTCGTAACACCTATGAGCAGTCAAGCAGCAGACAAGCTTGTTTACAGCTGAGCTTCCTCATATTCTTCGTACCACTGCTCCAGTTGTGCCTGCAAAGCACGGATCTCGGTTAGCAGGGAAATTAGCGGATACTGGTCTTCCTGCAGGGCTGCAAAAGATTGTTCCAGGTCATTAATATACTTCAGACCATTCAGCAAGCTGGCTTCCGGATTGAGTAGTTCCAGATGATCGCATTCGGCTACTGCACGTGGCAGGGAAGGGACATGATCAGCTGTAAGTTTGCTAATTTCTTTATGCAGTCGTAAATTCAGTGCGCTGAGCTGATAAGCATACTCGGCAGGCATCTCCACATATTGCAGCTGATCCTGGTGCTGCAAAATCACATAGCGCATATCGGTGGTTGTCATTCCATATTCTCCCTTAAAATAAAGTGTCCGCAGCCTGGATACAGATCTTTTCGGCATACGGTATGTAAAATTGTAAAAATCAGAACAAGTACTTGAAGTGTATCGCATAACAAAGTTAAAATTCAAGAGAAGACTGCAGCATTATTCACCTGCTGCGATCCGGAAGCATATCAACCATCAGCAGGAACCACAATATAAAGGAGTATATCGGGATTCATGACGAACGACGAACTACAGGTCTGGGTGGAACAGTTGTCACTGCAGCATTTTGAACGTCCTTTTTTGCATCAGGCTGTGTTTAATGCCCGATTGCGAACAACCGGAGGACGCTACTTTTTGAAAAGTCATCATATCGAGATCAATCCGCACCAGCTCCAGGCTTTCGGCAGGGACGAAGTAGAGAAAATTATCAAACATGAGCTGTGTCATTACCATCTGCACATACAGGGACTCGGATACCAGCATCGTGATCCGGAATTCAAGTATTGGCTGCGTCGTGTAGGCGGAGGACGTTATTGCCAGATTCCACCTGAAATGATGGGTATTAAACGGAAGGAATTATACCGTTATCGGTTGGTGTGCCGGGAATGTGCCACTCAATATTTGCGCAAAAGACGCATGAACCCCGATCGTTACCGCTGTGGCAAATGCGGAGGAAAATTGAATTTGGAAGTGCTTGACTTACCTCGAGAATCATGGTAAATTAATTTTTGTATTCAATATTGTTCCCTGATAGCTCAGTTGGTAGAGCACTCGACTGTTAATCGAGTTGTCACAGGTTCGAGTCCTGTTCGGGGAGCCATTTCTTGGAGAGATACCCAAGTGGCTATAAGGGGACCCTCTGCTAAGGGGTTAGACTGCGTAAGCGGTGCGAGGGTTCGAATCCCTCTCTCTCCGCCATATGATTTCTAGTGTGGTATACATAATAGCTATTAAAAGAGTCAGCATATGCTGGCTCTTTTTTTTATACCTATTCAGCGGGAGAGGTTGTAGAGTGATCACCTATCCAACGGCAAAATGCAATCATCAATAACAGGATGCACTCAGCAGCAGCAGGATGCAATCGGTCGTAAAGTTTGAAACACCACGGTGGAATCTTGCGATTGTTCCTTTTGGCTGTATATACAGATTTTCAAATAAAAGTGCAACACAAAAGACTCTTTCTGCTGCGGAAAGAGTCTTTTTATCAATCCATATTCAAGTACCCATACTTAGCTCTATCAAAGGCATAGCTCTACCCCAAAAATGAGCATTTACAGAGGGACATTCATCCCCAGAGCACGATAAATAGCATGAGCTACGCCATCTTCCTCATTCGTACGGGTAACCTCATCGGCTATCGCTTGAACTTCGGGTTCAGCATTGCCCATAGCTACACCTTTGCCAGCCATCGTGATCATAGAGACATCGTTAAAGTTATCGCCAATAGCCATGGTCTCTTCCATAGGAATACCGTAATGCGCTGCCAGATACTTGAGTGCATTGCCTTTGGAAGCTTCTTTGTGTTCCAGCTCAAAATTATGACTGCCAGACACCACCATAGTCATATCATCACGTTCGGCAAAATGGAGTCGGCCTGCTTCCAGCTTGTCCGGATCAAGGGAAAGAGCCAGTATATTATAAAAATCGGCTGCTTCGGGAATATCGTGATAGGAGGATACACGTACCATTTGTACTTTGGCACCGTGCGACTGCATAGCTTCCAGCATTTTGATCAGCGTCGGATCGGGATTGGTACTGAGCAGACGATCCACTTCTACCGCGAGACGCTGATGTCCATTGCTGATAGTGTAGATTCCTTTGCTGGTATGTGCCTGATAGTAGTACTCGCCATTCTCCAGCCATTCCAGTACTTCCATTGCCTGCTGACGCTCCAGAGGAAGCGAGTAGAGGTGCCGGGACTGCTCATCATGGATAACAGAGCCATTGGAAGAGATGACTGGAGTGATCAGGCCAGTAGGCTGAAGAATCTCACGTACATTGTGATGAGCACGTCCGGTAGCAATGCTCACAATAATACCTTCCTGCTGGGCAGCGCGAATCGCCGCAGCATTAACCTCATTTACATAACTATGTCCGCTTAACAGTGTGCCGTCCAGATCAATTGCAATTAACTTGATACTCATATACTCAGCTCCTTCGGTTGGGGTTGACCGGCAATCCACAATTCAACTTCATGCTGCTGCAGCAATTCGGTCATCTCGGCATTGGGTGCCTGGTCTGTAATAATCAAATCAATTTCCGACAAGTCAGCAAATTTATAAAATAATTCCCGTCCAAATTTGGAATGATCGGCCAGAATGACCACCATTTCGGCCTGCTGCATCATTTTGTGCTTGATTCTTCCTTCTTCTACAGTCAGAGAGGTTAATCCCTTGGCAGAAATACTGCCGATCCCGATAAAAGCACGTTCTGCAAAGTAGTGGGAAAGGGTCTCGATTGCTGCCGATCCATATACATAGCGGTGCTGTGACTGCAGCTGCCCACCAAGCAGATGAATCGTCATATCTTCCTTATCCGACAAAATATCTGCCTGATTGATCGAATTGGTAATCACTGTGCAGCGAGTAGCTTCAACAAATTCGGCACAGGCTTGTACAGTGGTGGAGGAATCCAGGATAATTCGTTCGCCATCGCGAATCAGAGTGGCAGCGAGCTGACCAATCTTTTTCTTTTCGGAGGAAACAGTATTGAGACGGTCCTTGTAGCTGGGAATAGTCAGTTTGGCGGTAGACAGCAGAGCGCCACCGCGTGTTCGTATAATGGAATTTTGCTCTTCCAGCCGAACTAGGTCTCTTCGAGCCGTATCACGTGATACGTTAAAAAGACTGCAGATTTCTTCAATATTGATGCGCTGATGAGTTTCCAGGTATTTAAGAATATGAAGCATACGTTCTTCTTGATACATCTGTAAAGTCTCCTTACTTGGAAATAGATAAAAGAGGAGAAGAATAAAACAAACTATCGTGTGATCTAAGTATTCTGCTTTAATATAAGTTTATATAAGTGATTATAAGTATTAGTGATTTCATTTACAAGTAAAATACTTATAAAGAGAATGAAATATGCAATTTTAATTTATTTTAGAAAAATGCTTGCAATCTAACTTCAGAATTGGTATAATCATTTTTGTTGTTAAGAAATTACGGCCCGTTGGTCAAGGGGTTAAGACACCTCCCTTTCACGGAGGTAACAGGGGTTCGAATCCCCTACGGGTCATCCTCTTTTATAGTAAGAGCCATTAGCTCAGTTGGTAGAGCACCTGACTTTTAATCAGGGTGTCGAAGGTTCGAGTCCTTCATGGCTCACCATTTATATTTTGTCTGCGCGGTCGTGGTGGAATGGCAGACACGCTATCTTGAGGGGGTAGTGGGTGTATACCCGTGGAGGTTCGAGTCCTCTCGACCGCATATGTAATATAATAAAGAGTCCCTGTTATGATAAGATAACAGGGACTCTTTATTTGTAATAAATTATAGATGAAATGAAGTCTGGATGAATATGGTTATTGAATTCAGAAGCAAACCATACTATATTATAATTCATAATTGTATTTATTGTGCTAAAGCAAATCTGCTGTGAAATGATGCACTGAACGACGGAACATGAGTATGGGCAATACATAAAAGAACATCTGATGCTGCTAACCGTTATCCTGCTTTACACCGTATAGCTTATATGTATGTTGCGCGCCGATCAGTGAGGATATTCGGGAATGTCCAGTAGCTCGGCGACTTGTTTGCGATAGCGTGCAGCTTTGCGTGTACCATTAATTAAATTGGATAAACGTGACGGTGGTATCCCATAACACTCACAAAACGTCTGTTGATCCATCTGCAATTCCGCCAGCCGCTGCTTGATTGCCCAGCCAAAAGAGGTAACGGGCTGCTTGCGGTTCAACAATATCACCCCTTGCTTAAAAAAGTAATCTACCTTACCGTGCAACCGGTACGTAGAGGCTTCTGTCGCAAAGCCTATGATATAATGTTTCAGGAAAAGAAGTAAAAAAATGTCGCTAAAGTTAGTATATACTTAAATGCGTTTTTAATCAACAATTAATTACTTATATAAGTGTTGTTAGATGACAAGGTCGGGAGTGGAACTATATGCAGCCTCAATCTATTTATGAACGTATCGAATTACTGATCAAAAACAAGGGAATTACCAAAAAGTCATTCTGTGAACAACTCAAAATCAGTACAGGCAACTTTGGCGACTGGAAAAGAGGAAAATCGACACCGGGTACCCATAAGCTAATCGAGATCGCAGCCTATTTTGATGTCAGTCTGGATTGGCTTCTGATTGGCAAGGAACGTCAAGCAGAGATGATCAAGGAACAGAACAGCCCTTATTTTTTTGAACTTATGGGGCAATTGAATTGCCAAGAAGATGTATTGAATGAAAATGAAAAAGAATTTATTAAGGAATATATTGAGTTTACAGCATACCGCAAATCGAGACAGCAGGAAGAATAGGAAAAGCAAACGATTTGTACGAAGTGAATATTATATTTTGTGAATAGTATATGTGTGTATCCAAAAGAAAAGAGTCCGCAGCGATGCCGGACTCTTTTCGCTATATAGGTGGCTGTGAATAGATGCAAGAGAAGTAAGCGATTAGATTTGCAGATGATTTGCGTTTTGGTCGAAAGGGAACTGGAAGGTATAAGCGAAGAGTCCAAAAGGTAGGAGAGGTAGGCTAAAGTATACTGCTGGCAGAGTCTATAAGCGTGCCAGAACGCTGCTGACTGGATTGCTGGTGCCACTGCTGCTCCATTTGCACGGAAAGCCGATCTGTGAGCCTACCAGCTTCCTGGATACTTATCTGCAGTGGACCAGCAGCCCGGCTGATGCAGCAGGAGAGAAGTGTATACAAATAGCAGCTCACAGCCTGATCGCGATCTACGCCGAGATGGTAATTAATCCAGGCATGCAGTGTCGTCAGTGATAGGATAGCTTCGTATTCATCAATAGCTTTTTTCAGAGTCGTGAAGCTCATCCAGGGATACAAATTATGTGCCAACTTTAGTAAGCGCTTTCCAGTCTGGCGGGCTTCAGGTCTGGATTCGGCAGAGACGATCTGCTGGATAATCATTTTATCAATCAGTGCGAGCGTCCAGGCATCTTGTTCACTACTGGCCATATAGACACTGTAGATAGCAGGAGCTTCCCACTGAAATAAATGGGGCTGCAAATGATCCAACAGGTAATGCTCCAGCTGTTCAGACGTGTTGATTTTTCCTTCCTTTACATATTCTTCTACATGATGTGCGTGAGTAAAACTGGCAGTAGGCAGTTTGGCATCCAGCAATTGCACATAAGCGAGCAGCTTTTGACTACTATTCATTTTCCATCAGCCTCCATCTGTTTTTTCTATTTTAACGATTAAAAGTATTTGGAGTAGAGGAATGAGATCAAAGGAATGTAAATTGACATAAAATAGTTTTACCAATCTACTATTTATTTTATGTAAATTATTTTTACATATATTATAATAATGTGTCAGTATAATTCACTTTTACAGAAAAAAATAAAGAGATTACACAATATATCAAAAGATTATCGTTTATTTACTAACTTTATATGTAATAAAATATAACGTTAAATAATGTTGAAGGCAGTGGTATCCGATTTTAGTCTATACTATGTATCAATCATTCCATGTCTGATCCAGTTGGTCTGCATAAAAGCGAATAGCCTTATCATAACTTTTGATTCCTTGATCTGCTGAAGTATCGGCTAGTTGGACAAGTAGTTGCCTCATCGCTTCTGCATGTTCACCCAGATTGTAGAGTACCATGGCATAGAAAATTTTCAGTTCCCGATGATCAGGGAATTCACGTATTCCATTTTCGAAGCATTGTTTGGCTTGCTCGTACTGTCCCAGTGTGCGATAGGTGCTGCCGAGTCCCAATATGGCACCAGCCCGATCTTCACCGGTCAAGCCTGTATTTAGCGCTCTCTCGTAATAGGGAACTGCTTGTCGTTCCAGGCTCA
It encodes the following:
- a CDS encoding tetratricopeptide repeat protein, with translation MNSLDQAISLRQKGNIQEAIQLLQEISVTEPDNAQVWYQLAWSHDSLSLERQAVPYYERALNTGLTGEDRAGAILGLGSTYRTLGQYEQAKQCFENGIREFPDHRELKIFYAMVLYNLGEHAEAMRQLLVQLADTSADQGIKSYDKAIRFYADQLDQTWND
- a CDS encoding type II toxin-antitoxin system PemK/MazF family toxin; protein product: MIVKRGDVFFADLSPVVGSEQGGVRPVLVIQNDIGNRFSPTVIVAAITAQIQKAKLPTHVEIDAKSHGFDRDSVILLEQIRTIDKQRLTDKITHLDEETMRRVHDSLQISLGLVDF
- a CDS encoding urease accessory protein UreF; translated protein: MNSSQKLLAYVQLLDAKLPTASFTHAHHVEEYVKEGKINTSEQLEHYLLDHLQPHLFQWEAPAIYSVYMASSEQDAWTLALIDKMIIQQIVSAESRPEARQTGKRLLKLAHNLYPWMSFTTLKKAIDEYEAILSLTTLHAWINYHLGVDRDQAVSCYLYTLLSCCISRAAGPLQISIQEAGRLTDRLSVQMEQQWHQQSSQQRSGTLIDSASSIL
- a CDS encoding Tex family protein, coding for MAEQKPITEEQAKASEQQIRERIVKQIAGELQISLKQIRTTIDLLAEGNTIPFIARYRKEMTGELDENQLRDIEERHQYLRNLQDRKDEVLRIISEQDKLTSELAASIQNASKLQEVEDLYRPYRQKRKTRASVAKEKGLEPLAEWIMSQPKKPEALVEAARYIDAEKGVEDASHALQGAMDILAESISDDASIRTWIRRYTLDHGMLVTEAKKADEESVYEMYYSYRELAKKMPPHRILAINRGERENILKVQLEVAPEPVYRYMDKQIIKGPSAVQSILGTVIEDAYKRLIAPSIEREVRTELTEKGDNQAISIFAGNLRNLLLQAPIKETRVLGVDPAYRTGCKLAAVDETGKLLEVAVTYPTPPVNKKREAAETIRRMIDEHQIELIVIGNGTASRETEQFIAELIQEMEERKLAYLIVSEAGASVYSASKLAQEEFPDLDVAQRSAASIARRVQDPLAELVKIDPKAIGVGQYQHDVSQKHLETSLKGVVESAVNHVGVDVNTASPSLLSYVAGVNATIAKNIVKYREENGRFMSRKQLQKVPRLGAKTLQQCVGFLRIKGGENPLDYTGIHPESYDATKKLLKSLNIKPEQLGSPEAVAALANVDIEAAAESLELGVPTLRDILDSLQRPGRDPRDELPLPIFRTDVLKIEDLTPGMELQGTVRNVIDFGAFVDIGIKNDGLVHISQLSEQFVKHPMDVVSVGDNVTVWVMNVDVKKGRVGLTMRPSSANQANAQ
- a CDS encoding SprT family protein, translating into MTNDELQVWVEQLSLQHFERPFLHQAVFNARLRTTGGRYFLKSHHIEINPHQLQAFGRDEVEKIIKHELCHYHLHIQGLGYQHRDPEFKYWLRRVGGGRYCQIPPEMMGIKRKELYRYRLVCRECATQYLRKRRMNPDRYRCGKCGGKLNLEVLDLPRESW
- a CDS encoding helix-turn-helix domain-containing protein encodes the protein MQPQSIYERIELLIKNKGITKKSFCEQLKISTGNFGDWKRGKSTPGTHKLIEIAAYFDVSLDWLLIGKERQAEMIKEQNSPYFFELMGQLNCQEDVLNENEKEFIKEYIEFTAYRKSRQQEE
- a CDS encoding helix-turn-helix domain-containing protein, with the protein product MNRKQPVTSFGWAIKQRLAELQMDQQTFCECYGIPPSRLSNLINGTRKAARYRKQVAELLDIPEYPH
- a CDS encoding DeoR/GlpR family DNA-binding transcription regulator: MYQEERMLHILKYLETHQRINIEEICSLFNVSRDTARRDLVRLEEQNSIIRTRGGALLSTAKLTIPSYKDRLNTVSSEKKKIGQLAATLIRDGERIILDSSTTVQACAEFVEATRCTVITNSINQADILSDKEDMTIHLLGGQLQSQHRYVYGSAAIETLSHYFAERAFIGIGSISAKGLTSLTVEEGRIKHKMMQQAEMVVILADHSKFGRELFYKFADLSEIDLIITDQAPNAEMTELLQQHEVELWIAGQPQPKELSI
- a CDS encoding Cof-type HAD-IIB family hydrolase, whose amino-acid sequence is MSIKLIAIDLDGTLLSGHSYVNEVNAAAIRAAQQEGIIVSIATGRAHHNVREILQPTGLITPVISSNGSVIHDEQSRHLYSLPLERQQAMEVLEWLENGEYYYQAHTSKGIYTISNGHQRLAVEVDRLLSTNPDPTLIKMLEAMQSHGAKVQMVRVSSYHDIPEAADFYNILALSLDPDKLEAGRLHFAERDDMTMVVSGSHNFELEHKEASKGNALKYLAAHYGIPMEETMAIGDNFNDVSMITMAGKGVAMGNAEPEVQAIADEVTRTNEEDGVAHAIYRALGMNVPL